TCAATCTCCAGGGAAATAGACAGTCCCCAGCGGTCCCTGAACTTGCGCGAAAAAAGATTTAGAGTCCGTATTCTAAAGGCCGACTCATTTCGGCGAAGCCGTTTCAGCAGTTCATCCAGACTCAGAATGTTCCCCTCTAGGGTGAAGTTGATCCGTACCAGGTGGAGATCTCCGATCACCGGGCGGCTGGAGACGATGCGAAAGGTTTTGATGTTGAGGTCGGGTATGTCCTTCATGAGGTTCTGGAGGTCGGATACCAGGGTGTAGCTGTCCTGCATCCTGGGGATGCCGGAGGAGCCGGAGGCGGAATCGCGTTTCAGGGCCTCGAGTTTGTTTTTCGTTTCGAGTAATTTCTGGCGGTAGTTCTTTAATAGAGCGGACTTCTGAATCCTGAGCTCTCGAACGGATTGGAGGGAAGACCAGGCCGGATAAAGATAACGCCACAGGAGAAAGGCGTTCAGTATTATCCAGAAACCCACAAAATATGCAACGGATCTGGAAATTCTTAAACGAAACCGGCTTTGACGGTGGCTCCCGGGAAAGGCGAGTTTCAGGACAGGTCTCTTCATGTGCATATATTAGCATCTACCGGTTGGGAGAAAAGACCGGGAAAGCCCAAAATTCCCGGATAAGTCCGGCTCCCGTGCTGGGGACTTCGCCCCCAAACCCCCGGGGTGCCTGTGGGTGCGGCTCTTCGCTTTCTTTTTGGGGGCCTTCCCCCATCGAGGGAAAACCCGGAACTTTATAAACCGGCTTCACTCAACGATTCCTTTTCCTCCTTCTGGGATATTTCCCTTCTTGATCTGGATGCTCCAGAAGGTAGAAATTAAACGAAAAAATTGTATAAGGCCCGGGTTCCCCGGCCGGGGGAGGCGGTGAATAGACCGCCGCCCTACAAAAGGGATCAGGGCACCGAGGAAAAAACAAATTGAATTTTGCCTTAAGAAGGAGAATTTTTACTTTTAAGGAAATCAACCTGCGCTGGCCGTGGCTCAGAAGTCTTCATGCTCGGCTGGTGTCCGCCCCTTTTGTAGAGTGGCGGTCTATCCACTGCTTCCTCCCAGCCGGAGACCCCAAACCTTACAATTTTCTCCGTTAATCCAATTTTACCTCGTAAAATGAGTAAACTAGGTCGGAGAAGTCTGGCACTCTGGAAAACCCTACATAGATCCTATAAGTTCCAGCGGGAATACCGCTAAGAGGTGTTGGAGTTTCTATGATAGGAAACAACACCGTGTGGCCAAGGGTGACCCTCCCCAAAGATCTCACATCGCTGCACCAGGAGTGGTCCGCAGAGCAAACCAGATAATAAAGCGAGACCCGCTCCCCGATCCTGTCCTCGGGAACTAGCAATTCCGGTATTAAAACCATCTTCCCTCTCCTGGGCATGGAGAGGTGAGCTTGAGAAGAGGAGGTGACCGGAGGCCCTAGAAATCTCCTTCCTTCGAGGGGTGAAGAAGGGGCCAGATTGACGACCTCTGCCGTACTGGAAGGCGGGAGACCGTGGGGGCCGGGTTCATCCGGAAGAGAAGTGTGACAGGCCAGACAGTTTTTCCCCAGAGGGCCGGACTCGCCCTGCAGGAGGATGGCCTGCCGGTTGTCTTTGGGCAGAAGCGAAGGCCACCAGGCATGTGGTTCGTAATGACAGGTAGCGCAGTACACTCCGTGGTGCCCCCGGGCGTCTCTGTATAGGGTGGAGCCGGTGTCTATCTCCAGACCCTGATGGCAGTTTGAACACTTCGGTTCGTCCAGCCAGGGTCGCCGACCATTCCGCAAAGAAGTGGCCATTTCCTGCAGATTTCCATGACAGTTTTCGCAGCTCTGCATGCCTTCTATAGCCGTCCTCAGACATTGCGTAACAGGTCCGGGATGACAATCGTAACACCCCGGCCGGGGAGAAACCCTCGCGTGTTTTCCGTGCATGGCGAGAGAAAAAGAGGGCACGCCTGGTATTCCCTCCTTATTTAAAACCGGATCGGCATGACAATTCTGACACAGCACGGGGGGTGTGGTTTGCCAGATCCGTTCCCTCCAGCTCGTCGTGTTTCTGCAGAATGTTAAGCATGGTGTCCTGACCGCCACTTCCTCCATGGCACCGATGACAATTCATTTCATGGGACACCGGGGCCACCGTGGTGGTTGTGGCCAGAATATTTCCCGTCTGTGCGTCCCTGACCACTATTTCTACCAGGGGATACGGATTGAAAGCACCATCGTCATCGAAAGGGGTCAAAGGAAGACCTTTAGCGACAAATCTATCGCCCTCAAGATCCATAGTGCCTACTAAGGTTTTCCCGGTCAATCCGGTACAAAAGGAAAGATCCACCCCGAAAAGCTGACCTGCATAATTCCAAAAATTTATCCCCTGACAGGTAGTGTTTTGAAGCAAGCGATATTCTACCGTAATGCCCTGTGTTACGATTCGCGGCTCTTCGCCTCTTTGAATCACCTGCGCCACAAGTGTGTTGTAAGGAGGGGTGGTACCTAAATTTTTGTGTCCGGGTATTAAGAGAAAAGAGGGAGCCTCTCCAACGGGAAAGGCTCCCTAGGCAGCGAGAAAAAATTCAAACAGGAGGTACACCTATGAAGCAAGATAAACTCTTTACCGAAAAATTTCTAGAGGAGCTCCAGAAGTGGGAGGACTTTGTCCCTCAGGAATTCTTCTCCTGGCTCTTCAAACACCTGGGCCTGGCTCACCGCGCCATCCACCTTAAACACCATCCCCACGACAAGGGAAACGGTTTCTACCAGAGAAACCTCCAGATAGGAGGACTCTCCTTCCCGGTGGAGATTGCCCGCACCCGCTACGAAAAATTCCGCCCCTTCTTCCTCCCTCCCGGACACACCCGCTACCTCCCAGAAGACTACCTCAACATGGCCTTCTCTTTCCTCTTAGGGGCCCGATCCATACAAAGCGCCTCCCGATCCCTTAAACATCTGGATCTACCTATCAATCAGAACTACCTGGACGAAGTGATTGAAGAGTTCGTGACCTATCTCGAAACCCTCAACACCTCGCCTCTGCCCTCGGATCTGGCCGCCATCTTCCTGGACGGCAAATCCATCCGCCAGAAAGTTAAGGAGGGAAGGGAAGTCCGGGAATACACTACCTATGTGGTTATAGGCCTTACCCTTGAGGGCCAAAAGTTGCTCCTGGGCCTCTACACCTTTGAAGGTCGGGAAAGCAAGGAAGGCTGGAAAAAGGTTCTTGAAACCTTGAGCCAGAGAGGGTTACGAAGGGTCCTTATCGTGGTTCACGATGATTTCCCCGGGCTTTCCTCCCTTACCAGGACCTTCTTCCCTAAGGCCGATATTCAGCTCTGCACCGTTCATCTCCTGAGAAATGCTAAACGCCACCTCAGCCGGGAACATTACCGAACCTTCAGGGAATACTTCCAGAGCATTAAAAACAGCCTCACCTATGAGAAAGGTTTGAGGTTATTTGAGGCTCTGCTGGAGAAGCTACCCCAGGAGTCGGATTTTGTGAAAAGAATAGCCAATCGCAAGGAACAATATCTGGCTTTTCTGAAATATCCAAAGGAGCTGAGGGCATTACTATCGTCTACGAATGTGGCCGAAGGAGTCAATCGGAAGATAGAGGAGGCGGAGAGGGCCTGTGGAGGGTATTTTCACTCCGAAAGGGACCGGGATTTCAGATATGGGGTATTGGCCAGGGAGTTGCTTGAGGGCTGGTGGAAGAGGGCCAACTGGAAATATCAGCAGGTGGCTCACCTTCTGAGATACCTCTTTAAAGAGAGGTACGAAAAAGATGACCTACAGGTCTAGACACAAAAAACTTGACAAGCGCCGTAAGGAGGCAAGATCGAAACCATCGAGTGATCCTCGTTCGTGCAGTGCATCCCTAAATCATTGTATGCAATTACGATGTAATTGCCGGCTGATTCCTCGATTCTTTCACCGGGATCATGATTGTCTGCCATATTCTCCTGGCGATTTCTGTAATAATCGTGGTCTTCGTAGGCAGAATCGGCTTTGGCGATACTCCCGGAGAAAATCAACAAAGTAGATAGAAACAACACAACAAACGATATTAAGCGAAAATACATTTTTTCTCCTCCTGCAATGAATTATGTTATATCCATTCCCGAGATAAAGTTTATAGAGGGACAAGGACTCCATTTTTCGTAGGCTTGGAAGCCTCTATAGGAGTCTGTCCCTCTGTC
The nucleotide sequence above comes from Thermosulfurimonas sp. F29. Encoded proteins:
- a CDS encoding cytochrome c3 family protein, yielding MPSFSLAMHGKHARVSPRPGCYDCHPGPVTQCLRTAIEGMQSCENCHGNLQEMATSLRNGRRPWLDEPKCSNCHQGLEIDTGSTLYRDARGHHGVYCATCHYEPHAWWPSLLPKDNRQAILLQGESGPLGKNCLACHTSLPDEPGPHGLPPSSTAEVVNLAPSSPLEGRRFLGPPVTSSSQAHLSMPRRGKMVLIPELLVPEDRIGERVSLYYLVCSADHSWCSDVRSLGRVTLGHTVLFPIIETPTPLSGIPAGTYRIYVGFSRVPDFSDLVYSFYEVKLD
- a CDS encoding transposase; the protein is MKQDKLFTEKFLEELQKWEDFVPQEFFSWLFKHLGLAHRAIHLKHHPHDKGNGFYQRNLQIGGLSFPVEIARTRYEKFRPFFLPPGHTRYLPEDYLNMAFSFLLGARSIQSASRSLKHLDLPINQNYLDEVIEEFVTYLETLNTSPLPSDLAAIFLDGKSIRQKVKEGREVREYTTYVVIGLTLEGQKLLLGLYTFEGRESKEGWKKVLETLSQRGLRRVLIVVHDDFPGLSSLTRTFFPKADIQLCTVHLLRNAKRHLSREHYRTFREYFQSIKNSLTYEKGLRLFEALLEKLPQESDFVKRIANRKEQYLAFLKYPKELRALLSSTNVAEGVNRKIEEAERACGGYFHSERDRDFRYGVLARELLEGWWKRANWKYQQVAHLLRYLFKERYEKDDLQV